The nucleotide window GAAACGGATGTCGAGGTTCCAGGCGAGTGGGAAAAAGCAATGCACTAACGGAACTCTTATAAACAAATAAAAAATCCTCATTTCCTAGCAGAAATGAGGATTTTTTATTTGGTTGCTTCTGTTTGAATCCTGCAAGGTAAGGGAATTAGAAGTTTCTATCTAACAATACCCCAGTCTGTTCTGCCATAACCCGAGGAGGTATGGACATTCCATTTTTGAACCACCATTCCACACTTCCAACAACTGCTGCTGCAAGAAATTGAAGAATAACTTCGTCATCCATACCTTTATTCTTTCCTTCGGTAGTATCAACCTCAATCTTATATTCCTGGACAACCAGATCAATGAATCGGCTGTGAAAATAAGTGGCACTTTTCGTGTTTAACATGGTTGAGAAAAATAAGTGGTTTTCGGCAAAATATTCAAACCAAACATAGTTCCCTTCTTGAAAACTCATATCGGATGCAGCGTGGCATAGATCACGGAGATTGCCAATATGCTCTTCGATAATTTTATCGAGTAGGTCATATTTATCCATATAGTGTAGGTAAATCGTGCCTCGATTAACGTTGGCCCTATCTGAAATATCACGGATAGTAATTTCTTCGAAAATTTTTTCAGCCATCAACTCAAGTACTGCTTTCTTAATAGCGTCTTGAGATTTGATCACTCTTCGATCCAGTTTAACCATTCAAAAACCTCCGCCTTAGACCCTAACATTGTAGTATTATTATTCGAAAATCCTTCATCGTGAGAGAAAACTGTTTCAATGCTCGGTTTTTAGCATTATAAACACGATTTGGTTAAACAATCAATATGCATATCATTCACTGTAAATGACTTTCTTTAGCGTCAGCGGGAATCGAGAATCCTTTATTTCATTGATTATAATAGTCTATTTTATTCAAAACAGACCTCATTCAACAGTATTCATTTGATAGGATTAGGCAATAAAATGATATGAATAGGCTATAATTTCTTTACTCTTTCATTATAAGATGGGATCACCTTGTGATAATGACAACACACAAATTGATCTACATTCAAAGTTGCTCTGGGGGATAGGAGGGTTGAATGTTTGTTCCGGGCTTGATTTAGAGTTTCGTTGGTGATGGAGTCGTTAATATACCAATTGCCTTGGAAATAGCATCTTTTGTTTCATCCAGAGCTTCCAATGCGTTAGGGTCAAACGATGGGCCAAATGGATTTGAAGGAGTCCACGCGGTTAACCGAAATAACTCGGGATTGGCCATAGCATAATAGCCTTTATTGAATAGATATTGTGAATAAAATAATGGGCAAGTATTAATAATGTGTTGATTAATGCACATATTAAGAAGAATTGATCATTGAACCTCGATTGTTTAGGTTTATAATTTATTTCTGGAATTGAAATAAACAGGAGGTTTGATGAATATGAATCGAATTGACAAGAGCTAAGAAACGTTTAAAAAACTATTCGGCGATGGGGTTCCAGCGGCATATGCTACACATCCTGAATTTCAGGACATATTGAGTCGCTTCTTATTTGGTGAAATTTTCAATCAAGGTGCCCTTGATGATAAACAACGCGAGCTTATAACCCTGGTCGTACTTACTACGAATCAAACGTTGCCTCAGCTCAAGGCACATGTTCGTGCCGCGCTAAATGTTGGATTGACACCCGTGGAGATCCAAGAAGCAATCTACCAATGTGCACCATACTTAGGATTCCCGAAAACCTTAAATGCCATATCGGAAATGAATGAAGTATTCGAAGAACAACATGTTGCACTGCCTCTTGAGAGTCAACAACGGGTTGAAGAAGATAACCGATTTGACAAAGGACTTGGTATCCAAAAAGAGATTTTTGGCGATATTATTGAGAAAAACAGGAAGAATGCTCCATTAAATCAGAAGCATATACAGGACTATCTTTCAGCATTTTGTTTTGGTGACTTCTATACCCGTGGAGGTCTTGATCTGAAAACACGAGAGCTGCTTACTTTTTGTATACTAAGTGCACTCGGAGGTGCTGATAGTCAAGTCAAAGCACATGTTCAGGGCAACATCAATGTCGGCAATGATAAAGAAACCATGATCACCGCTCTTACTCACTGCCTTCCCTATATGGGATTCCCTCGAACTCTTAATGCTTTAGGCTGCGTTAATGAAATCATTCCAGAGAAATAATCTCCTTCATAGCGCTAATGATTACAGGCAGTTGATTATCCCAATCAACTGTCTTTTTCTGGTTAACAGGCAAATAAAGCTAAGAAATTGATGCTTCAAGCGACACTTAAATGGAATGTAAACCAGGAGGAGTTATGGAACTCAGAGTACTTCGATATTTTTTGACAGTAGCTCGTGTAGAAAATATCACACATGCTGCAACAATCTTACATGTGACACAACCTACGTTAAGCAGGCAGTTGGCTGATCTGGAAAAAAATTTAGAAACTCAACTGTTTATACGTGGGAAAAGTAAAATAACACTGACAGAAGCAGGCATGCTTTTACGTCAAAGAGCAGAAGAAATTCTCACGCTTGCGGATAAAACAGAGAAAGAGTTTAAAGATCAGAACAATCTGGTTGGAGGAACCATATCGATCGGGAGTGTTGAATCATTAACGTCCAATGTTATTTTACAATTATTAAAAGACTTCAATATGGAGTATCCGCAGGTTAAGTATCACATCTATAGTGGAACGGGGGATGACATAAAGGAGCGAATCGATAAAGGACTGCTCGATGTGGGCATTTTGTTAGAGCCCATTCATATTGAGAAATACGATTTCATCAGACTGCCCCAGAAGGAGCGCTGGGGAGTCCTTATGAAGACCTCATCACCTCTTGCACAGAAAGAATATGTAGCTTCAACCGATTTAGCTGGAGTGCCTCTGCTCATATCCAGCCGATCTGTCGTACAGAATGAGATTGCAAGCTGGTTTGCCGATGAGTATGCACATCTAAACTTCGTTGCGACCTATAATTTAATATCTAATGTACTTAACCTCGTAGAGGAGGGGTTAGGGACGGCAATCTGTATTGAGGGTGCGCTTGCAATGAAGCAGTCTGACACATTATGCTTTAGACCTTTTCATCCGAAACTTCAGTTTCCAACAGTGATTGTCTGGAAAAAACATAAGGTATTCAGTCAAACGGAGGTACGTTTTTTGGAACATATCAGGCATGCCTTTCAGGCATAATAAAGTATAAATTATAGGTATTGGCTATAGCTGTTTATCAGATGATATTTTAAAGGTGTAGTGAATGCAGCCTTTATGTATTACAGATAAATAGCTTTTTTGTTGCATGGGAAGTTATTTAAAGCGCTTTCGATTTCATTTAGGCGGCAACAACAAGAGGGGGCATTATGGGATGAGCAAGAAATACGAGAAGTTGGCTCAAGATATTGTAGAGAAAGTGGGCGGTAGTGAGAATGTATCCACTCTGACTCACTGTATGACTAGGCTTAGATTTGCACTGAATGATACTAGTAAAGCAGATCAAAAAGCGCTTAAGTCGTTTGATGGCGTTATTGATGCGGTTGAGAGCGGCGGACAATTTCAAGTCGTTATCGGCACACATGTTGAAGACGTTTACAAAGAAGTGATCAAACAACTTAAACCTAACGCGAGTTCATCGGGTGAACCAACTCAAGCTAGAAAAGTTAGTATTTTGGGGAAGCTAATCGATTTCGTCTCCGGAACATTTAGTCCGATTGTTCCTGCTATTGCTGGTGCTGGGATGATCAAGGCATTACTCGCTCTGCTTATTTTGTTCAACTGGATTTCAAAAGATTCCCAAACTTACTATGTCGTAAGTCTTATGTCGGATGCTATCTTCTACTTTTTACCATTCTTGTTGGCATTTTCGGCTGCGAACAAATTAAAGTGTAGTCCCGTGTTAGCGCTCGTTTTAGCTGGTATTTTGCTCCACCCAAACTTGACGCAATTGCGTGTAGATGGAACTGACGTAAGTGTTTTTGGAATCCCACTAACACTTGTATCTTATAGTTCATCTGTAGTTCCAATTCTCTTAATAGTTTGGTCACAATCATATATTGAATCGTTGTTTAAAAGGATCATTCCGAATGCAGTGAAAGTTATTTTTGTTCCCATGTTCACTATTTTAGTCACAGGAATTCTAGCTTTAACGGTATTGGGACCACTGGGGTCGTTTTTCGGAACGTACTTAGCCTTGGGCTTTGATTTCTTGGGTGCACATGGTAGCTGGCTGGTTATTTTCCTGGTTGCAACCTTCTGGCCAATACTGGTTATGTTTGGACTGCACCATAATATTGTCCCTCTATCCATTGCTCAAATCACGACATCAGGCTATGAGAATATCCTCGGTCCTGGAGCAATGATCAATTGTATAGGTCAAGGTGTCGCGGCATTAGTTGTAGGGATGAGAACCAAGGATAAAGCATTAAAACAAATTTCTGCTTCCAGTGGGATCACAGCGTTGATGGGAATTACGGAACCAGCGCTCTACGGCGTAAACTTACCGAAGAGATACCCACTTGTCGCGGGTATGATTGGAGCTGCCAGTGGGGGACTCTTTGCAGGGCTTATGGATGTTTCTCGTTACGCAACAGGCGCTTCAGGAATTCCGGCGATTCCGCTGTACATTGGTGAGAATATCTGGAATCTATATAATATTTTGATCGCCCTTGTTATAACAACTGTTGTAACTGCTGTGCTTACCTATTTACTCAGTTTGAAATATGAAAAAGACGCACCTTCACAAAATACTGTTTCAAGTACGAATGAGGTGAGTAGTGTTGCGGATGAAGTCATTACAATTAAAGATTCCGTTATTGCAACTCCACTTAAAGGTCAGCTCATTCAACTTCAGGATGTACAGGATGTAGCGTTTGCCTCAGAGGCAATGGGTAAAGGAATTGCTATTGAACCCAGCGAGGGGAAAGTCATTGCTCCATTTGATGGCATGATTGTGTCCCTATTTCCTAAGAAACACGCTATTGGACTGTTATCCGATGAAGGAGTCGAAATTCTTATTCATGTCGGCTTAAATACAGTAAAGCTGAACGGAAAATATTTTGAGGCTTTCGTGGAAGAAGGTCAGAGAATCACGAAGGGACAGACTTTGCTGACATTTGATCTGGACAAAATCAGAGAAGAAGGATATGTCACTCAAACGCCTGTTATTGTAACCAATACGTACAGTTACTCGGATGTGATTGCAGAGACTAGTCAAAAAAATATTGATTTTAACAACACATTGTTGGTTGTCAAAGCTTAACAAAACTACAAGTTAGGAGTGTGTTTTAATGACTTTAAGAAAAGACTTTTTGTGGGGTGGGGCAGTTGCTGCTAATCAATGTGAAGGTGGATATGCCGAAGGCAACAAGGGACTATCCACAGTTGATGTGATCCCGGCAGGGAAAGATCGTGTTCCTGTCATGCGAGGGCAATTAAAAATGTTGGAGTGTGATCAAGAGCATTTTTATCCAAGTCATGAGGCTATTGATTTTTATCATCGATATAAAGAAGACATTGCTTTATTTGCAGAGATGGGCTTTACGTGTTTCCGTTTATCTTTGGCATGGACACGGATCTACCCTAATGGAGATGACGAGCTCCCCAACGAAGAGGGCTTGCAATTCTATGAGAATGTATTTGATGAATGTTTGAAGTATGGCATTGAGCCTCTAGTCACCATCACCCACTTTGACGTCCCAATTCATTTGGTGAAAACCATTGGATCGTGGAGAAGCCGAAAAATGGTGGATTATTATGAGAGACTGTGTGAAACGATCTTCAACCGTTATAAAGATAAAGTGAAGTATTGGCTTACCTTTA belongs to Paenibacillus sp. FSL H8-0079 and includes:
- a CDS encoding TetR/AcrR family transcriptional regulator translates to MVKLDRRVIKSQDAIKKAVLELMAEKIFEEITIRDISDRANVNRGTIYLHYMDKYDLLDKIIEEHIGNLRDLCHAASDMSFQEGNYVWFEYFAENHLFFSTMLNTKSATYFHSRFIDLVVQEYKIEVDTTEGKNKGMDDEVILQFLAAAVVGSVEWWFKNGMSIPPRVMAEQTGVLLDRNF
- a CDS encoding LysR family transcriptional regulator encodes the protein MELRVLRYFLTVARVENITHAATILHVTQPTLSRQLADLEKNLETQLFIRGKSKITLTEAGMLLRQRAEEILTLADKTEKEFKDQNNLVGGTISIGSVESLTSNVILQLLKDFNMEYPQVKYHIYSGTGDDIKERIDKGLLDVGILLEPIHIEKYDFIRLPQKERWGVLMKTSSPLAQKEYVASTDLAGVPLLISSRSVVQNEIASWFADEYAHLNFVATYNLISNVLNLVEEGLGTAICIEGALAMKQSDTLCFRPFHPKLQFPTVIVWKKHKVFSQTEVRFLEHIRHAFQA
- a CDS encoding beta-glucoside-specific PTS transporter subunit IIABC, whose translation is MSKKYEKLAQDIVEKVGGSENVSTLTHCMTRLRFALNDTSKADQKALKSFDGVIDAVESGGQFQVVIGTHVEDVYKEVIKQLKPNASSSGEPTQARKVSILGKLIDFVSGTFSPIVPAIAGAGMIKALLALLILFNWISKDSQTYYVVSLMSDAIFYFLPFLLAFSAANKLKCSPVLALVLAGILLHPNLTQLRVDGTDVSVFGIPLTLVSYSSSVVPILLIVWSQSYIESLFKRIIPNAVKVIFVPMFTILVTGILALTVLGPLGSFFGTYLALGFDFLGAHGSWLVIFLVATFWPILVMFGLHHNIVPLSIAQITTSGYENILGPGAMINCIGQGVAALVVGMRTKDKALKQISASSGITALMGITEPALYGVNLPKRYPLVAGMIGAASGGLFAGLMDVSRYATGASGIPAIPLYIGENIWNLYNILIALVITTVVTAVLTYLLSLKYEKDAPSQNTVSSTNEVSSVADEVITIKDSVIATPLKGQLIQLQDVQDVAFASEAMGKGIAIEPSEGKVIAPFDGMIVSLFPKKHAIGLLSDEGVEILIHVGLNTVKLNGKYFEAFVEEGQRITKGQTLLTFDLDKIREEGYVTQTPVIVTNTYSYSDVIAETSQKNIDFNNTLLVVKA